Proteins encoded within one genomic window of Oncorhynchus nerka isolate Pitt River linkage group LG17, Oner_Uvic_2.0, whole genome shotgun sequence:
- the LOC115145247 gene encoding mitogen-activated protein kinase 1-like, with translation MADSSNSAASTGATGSNTGTAGAVEPGATGAAGIKPVLEVVKGQNFDVGPRYVNLSYIGEGAYGMVCSANDVMTDSRVAIKKISPFEHQTYCQRTLREIKILLRFRHENIISINDILRARRIECMRDVYIVQDLMETDLYKLLKTQMLSNDHTCYFLYQILRGLKYIHSANVLHRDLKPSNLLINTTCDLKICDFGLARIADPEHDHTGFLTEYVATRWYRAPEIMLNSKGYSKSIDIWSVGCILAEMLSNRPIFPGKHYLDQLNHILGILGSPTPDDLNCIINMKARNYLQSLPEKPKVPWNKLFPKADSKALDLLGRMLTFNPIKRITVEEALAHPYLEQYYDPTDEPVAEEPFTFTMELDDLPKEKLKELIFEETLRFQATYQGS, from the exons ATGGCGGATTCGAGCAACAGTGCTGCTTCGACTGGAGCTACAGGATCGAATACTGGTACCGCCGGGGCTGTTGAGCCGGGAGCTACTGGAGCTGCGGGGATCAAGCCCGTGTTGGAGGTGGTAAAGGGGCAGAACTTTGACGTTGGACCCCGCTATGTCAACCTCTCGTACATCGGGGAAGGGGCCTATGGAATGGTTTG CTCGGCCAATGACGTCATGACAGATTCTCGCGTGGCCATTAAGAAGATCAGTCCATTTGAGCATCAGACGTACTGTCAGCGCACACTGAGGGAGATCAAGATCCTGCTGCGGTTCCGCCATGAAAACATAATCAGCATCAACGACATCCTGAGGGCCCGCCGCATCGAGTGCATGAGGGACGT CTACATAGTGCAGGACCTGATGGAGACAGACCTGTACAAGCTCCTGAAGACCCAGATGTTGAGCAACGACCACACCTGCTACTTCTTGTACCAGATCCTGAGAGGCCTGAAGTACATCCACTCTGCCAACGTGCTGCACCGTGACCTCAAGCCCTCCAACCTGCTCATCAACACCACCTGCGACCTCAAG ATCTGTGACTTTGGGCTGGCACGGATAGCTGACCCAGAGCATGACCACACAGGCTTCCTGACAGAGTATGTGGCTACGCGCTGGTACAGGGCTCCTGAGATCATGCTCAactccaag GGCTACTCCAAGTCCATTGATATCTGGTCAGTGGGCTGCATCCTGGCTGAGATGCTGTCCAACAGGCCCATCTTCCCTGGGAAGCACTACCTGGACCAGCTCAACCACAtactgg GGATCCTGGGCTCTCCCACTCCGGACGACCTGAACTGCATCATCAACATGAAGGCCAGGAACTACCTGCAGTCTCTGCCTGAGAAACCCAAGGTCCCCTGGAACAAGCTGTTCCCCAAGGCGGACAGCAAGG ctctggACCTGCTGGGCCGCATGTTGACCTTTAACCCTATCAAGCGCATCACGGTAGAGGAGGCCCTGGCTCATCCCTATCTGGAGCAGTACTACGACCCCACTGACGAG cctgtaGCAGAGGAGCCGTTCACCTTCACCATGGAGCTGGATGACCTGCCTAAGGAGAAGCTGAAGGAGCTCATCTTTGAAGAGACGCTCCGCTTCCAGGCCACCTACCAGGGCTCCTGA